From the Agromyces laixinhei genome, the window CGGGTGAGCTCGACCGTTCGCTCGTCCGGCGCTTCGTCGACTCGGCGGCCGGCGGCGACGTCACGGTCCACCGGGCCGTGGACGCGAGTTCCGACCCGATCCACGCGGTCGAGTCGCTCCGAGCACTGGGTGTGCGGCGTGTGCTGACCTCCGGTGGGGCGCCCGACTGTCGCGCGGGCCTCTCCACGCTGCGCCGGATGGCGGCCGAGTCGGGTGAACTCGAGGTCATGGCCGGCGGCGGCGTGCGCATCGCCGACATCGTCGATCTCGCTGCTGCGGGGGTCGACGCGGTGCATCTCTCGGCGCGGGGCGTCGCCGCGCGCGGCGGTGCCAGCGGTCCGGGCGGCGGCGTCGACGGCTTCGACATCACCGACGCCGACCTCGTGCAGGCGGCCGTCGCCGCCGCTGCCGTCGCCATGCGATGACGATCGCACCTCCGCCCGTTCCGGTCCTGCTTCCGCAGGAGCCGGACGACGCGGAACGGGGCGGGGGCACCGACGGGATCCTCCGCGCGGCCGTGCATCTCGCCGCGCGAAGCATCCTCATCGGGGCTGGGGTCGCGCTCGTCGGTGTGGTGCTCGGCTTCGCGTTCGACGTCGTGCGGACGACTCCGGTGCTCCCGGTGATCCCCATCGCTGCGACCGCCGGTGGTGTCGGCGGGGCCGCGCTGCTCGTCGTGTGCCGGGCGCTGCGATGGCCCGCGGCGACCGAGACGTTCGTCGTGCCGCTCGGCGGCGCGACGCTCTCGCTGCCGATGCTCGCGGTCTTCACGGCGGGCCCGTTGACGGTCGCGGCTCCCGTGGCGTGGTGCTGGGCGGCCACTGCGCTGCTCGCTCCGGCGGTGGCGCTCTGGTGGGAGCGTTCGCGCCCGCGCGGCTCTTGGTCGCGAGTGCTCGTTCAACTGCTCGTCGCGCTGGGCCTCGCGGGCGGCATGCTCGTGCTCGCGGTCGTGCTCTTCATCTCATCGACGGCATCGGCGTGGTTCCCGTTCGCCGCTGATGCTGGTGCTCCGGGCCCGCCGGTGTACACAGAGCCGCCCCGGGCGCCGGATGCCGCGCTTCCGTCGCTCGACGAGGCACGCCGTCAGTTCGCGGCCCTCGCCGACGCAACGGCCGCGGCTGCCGGCTCCACGGCGATCTGGTCGACCGCGACGCCGCTCGCGGTCGTCGAGGAAGCGTGTCCGGGAGGTACCCGGATGCGTCTCGGCGGTGAGTTCACGACCGGGGTGATCACCGACACGACGAGCGACGAACACGATCGCGAAGTGACCGACGACAACGTCGCGGCGGCCGCCCGCATCGTCGCGGCCTGGCAGGTCGTCGGGCTCGGCCCCGTCGAACGACTCCACGACGAACCGATCGTGAGCGGCGGATCGCTCGGCGGCGTGGAGTCGGCGAAGATCGACTTCGAGTTCGGCATCGTCCTGCCGAGCGCGGAAGGCACGTGCATTCCCGTTCTCTGAACCGCTGGCTCGGTAATGTGGTGGGCATGCCCCGTGACCCCGACGACGACGATGCGCTGCGCTGGGAGGGCGACGACGACCCCACGCTCGCGCCCGGTTGGAAGGCAGTGGGTGCGCCGGCCGCGGCCGCCTCGCTCGACGAGCCACGCGACGAAGCCGCGCACAACGGAGAGGGCGTGCGCGATTCCGCCGACGAGCCCGAGCCGACGGATGCCGCGTCGGCGACCTCATCGGTCGAGCTCGTCGCCCTCGGGGTTCTCGGCGGCGTCTTCTTGCTCTATGCAATCGGTTGGCTGGTCGCGGCGCTCGGCGAACAGCCGTTCTTCGACGACCCCGTCGCGCAGTTCATGTACGCGCTCGGCAGTTGGTTCGCCGTGCTCGCGGCGCCGTTGTGGTTCGGCGCGGTGCTCTGGCTCGCATCCGGCCATCGACGGGCACGCCTCATCTGGCTGATCATCGGCGCCGTGCTGCTCCTTCCCGTTCCGTTCCTGCTGCGAGGTTGAGATGACCGAGGCATCCGTACCCACCGGACCGACCGCCCCGGTCGCCGACACGCCCGCGGCCCGGCCGGCCACGCCGCTCTGGCTCGCGATCACGATCGCCGTGGCCTTCGGGGTCTTCTACGCCTACGACGTGTGGGAGGCGGTCGGCAATCTCGTCGGACTGAACATCACCGCCGCCGAACTCGGCATCGCCATGACGGGTGCCGGGTGGGCGTTGCTCATCGTGGGCGTCGCGGTGCCGTTCCTCGTGTTCGGTTCGGCGTTCTGGCTCGGCCGTCGGCGCGGGCCACTCGCGCAGGCCGTGCTCTTCCTCGCGGGGTACGCCCTCGTGCAGGTGCTCACGGCCGACGTCTCCGCGTACTTCGCGCTCGGCGGACTCGACTTCTCGTGATGCATACGGCGTCACACAACGGATGCCCCGGGCTTGCTCCGGTAGGGTGAACAGGTAGGCGCCCCGACGGCGTGTGGCGCATCCCACCGCAAGTCGCAGTGTCGTGCGCGCGCATCACCCCGAAGGAACCCGTTCGTGTCAAAGCCCGTCGTGCTGATCGCCGAAGAACTCTCGCCCGCCACCGTCGAAGCCCTCGGGCCCGACTTCGACGTCAGGTCCGTCGACGGCACCGATCGTCCGGCGCTGCTCGCGGCGCTGGCCGATGCCGATGCGATCCTCGTGCGATCGGCCACCAAGGTCGACGCCGAGGCGATCGCCGCCGCCCCGAAGCTGAAGGTCGTCGCCCGTGCCGGCGTCGGCCTCGACAACGTCGACATCAAGGCGGCCACCGCTGCGGGCGTCATGGTCGTGAACGCGCCGACCTCGAACATCATCTCGGCCGCAGAACTGACGGTGGGCCACATCCTGAGCCTCGCCCGCCACATCCCCGCAGCTCACGCGGCGCTCGCACAGGGGGAGTGGAAGCGGTCGACGTACACCGGCGTCGAGCTCTACGAGAAGACCGTCGGCATCATCGGTCTCGGCCGCATCGGTGCGCTCATCGCTGCCCGGCTGCAGGCATTCGGCACGAACGTGATCGCCTACGACCCCTACATCACCGCCGCCCGTGCGCAGCAGCTCGGCGTGCAGACCGTGAGCCTCGACGAGCTGCTCGAGCGCAGCGACTTCATCACGATCCACATGCCGAAGACCCCCGAGACCACGGGCATGATCGGCGCCGAGCAGTTCGCCCGCATGAAGCCGACCTCGTTCATCGTCAACGTCGCGCGCGGCGGGCTCATCGATGAAGACGCGCTGCACGATGCGCTCGTCGGCGGCACGATCGCCGGGGCGGCCGTCGACGTCTTCGTCTCGGAGCCGCCGCGCGACTCGCCCCTCCTCGGCCTGCCGAACATCGTCGTGACCCCGCACCTCGGTGCCTCGACCGACGAGGCGCAAGAGAAGGCGGGCGTCTCGGTCGCCAAGTCGGTGCGACTGGCCCTCGCGGGCGAACTCGTGCCAGACGCGGTCAACGTCGCGGGCGGCGTCATCGACCCCTACGTGCGGCCCGGCATCCCGCTCGTCGAGAAGCTCGGCCAGCTGTTCGCCGGCATCGCGAACGGACCGCTCACGAGCCTCGACGTCGAGGTGCGCGGCGAACTCGTCGATTTCGATGTGAGCGCCCTGAAGCTCGCCGCCCTGAAAGGCGTCTTCACCAACGTCGTCAGCGAGACGGTCTCGTACGTGAACGCGCCCCTCCTCGCGGAGCAGCGCGGCGTCGACGTGCGCCTCATCACGGCGGCCGAGTCGCCCGAGTACCGCAACGTGATCACGCTCACGGGTGCGCTTGCCGACGGCCGCCAGGTTTCGGTCTCGGGCACGCTCACTGGGCCGAAGCAGATCGAGAAGCTCGTCGGCGTCAACGGCTACGAGATCGAGGTGCCGATCGCGACGACCCACATCGTCGTCGAGTACGTCGATCGGCCCGGCATCGTCGCGGTCTACGGCCAGGAGTTCGGCGACGCCGGCATCAACATCGCGGGCATGCAGATCGCTCGGCGCGAAGCCGGCGGTCAGGCGCTCAGCGTGCTGACGGTCGACTCGCCGGTGCCGGCCGAGGTGCTCGAGCGCGTGCGCGAGGCGATCGATGCGAGCCTCTTCGTCGAGATCGACATCACCGAGTAGGTCGCCGGTCAGCGGCCCGTCTGGGCGATGCGTTCGAGCAGCGCCACGAGTTCGTCCATCTGTGCGGGGCCGATGTCGTCGTCGTCGATCTCGTCGGCATCGACCTCGGCTCGCAAGGCGGAGTGATAGTAGAGACCGTCGCCGATGAGCGTGATCGCCAAGGCGAGGGCGGGGTCGTCGACATGCCGGCTCATCTCTTCGAGCCAGCGCGCTCGCACGGCGTCGATGGCCTCGGCAGCCTGACGGTCGCCACCCTGGGCGAGACGCACGGCGGCGACGAAGCT encodes:
- a CDS encoding DNA polymerase III subunit gamma/tau codes for the protein MPRDPDDDDALRWEGDDDPTLAPGWKAVGAPAAAASLDEPRDEAAHNGEGVRDSADEPEPTDAASATSSVELVALGVLGGVFLLYAIGWLVAALGEQPFFDDPVAQFMYALGSWFAVLAAPLWFGAVLWLASGHRRARLIWLIIGAVLLLPVPFLLRG
- the serA gene encoding phosphoglycerate dehydrogenase, producing the protein MSKPVVLIAEELSPATVEALGPDFDVRSVDGTDRPALLAALADADAILVRSATKVDAEAIAAAPKLKVVARAGVGLDNVDIKAATAAGVMVVNAPTSNIISAAELTVGHILSLARHIPAAHAALAQGEWKRSTYTGVELYEKTVGIIGLGRIGALIAARLQAFGTNVIAYDPYITAARAQQLGVQTVSLDELLERSDFITIHMPKTPETTGMIGAEQFARMKPTSFIVNVARGGLIDEDALHDALVGGTIAGAAVDVFVSEPPRDSPLLGLPNIVVTPHLGASTDEAQEKAGVSVAKSVRLALAGELVPDAVNVAGGVIDPYVRPGIPLVEKLGQLFAGIANGPLTSLDVEVRGELVDFDVSALKLAALKGVFTNVVSETVSYVNAPLLAEQRGVDVRLITAAESPEYRNVITLTGALADGRQVSVSGTLTGPKQIEKLVGVNGYEIEVPIATTHIVVEYVDRPGIVAVYGQEFGDAGINIAGMQIARREAGGQALSVLTVDSPVPAEVLERVREAIDASLFVEIDITE
- a CDS encoding copper homeostasis protein CutC, with protein sequence MSRILPVEIAVQDVAGVRTALEHGAARVELCQALGLGGLTPSIGLIEAAVAAARAAAATSFVHVLVRPRGGGFVYDADELDTIDRDIRAAVAAGADGVVVGALTDAGELDRSLVRRFVDSAAGGDVTVHRAVDASSDPIHAVESLRALGVRRVLTSGGAPDCRAGLSTLRRMAAESGELEVMAGGGVRIADIVDLAAAGVDAVHLSARGVAARGGASGPGGGVDGFDITDADLVQAAVAAAAVAMR